From a region of the Mercurialis annua linkage group LG1-X, ddMerAnnu1.2, whole genome shotgun sequence genome:
- the LOC126668285 gene encoding uncharacterized protein LOC126668285: MHISRSVKEQKIDFAAEDNPKKDSFNASFIGVEQGVKDSVSRSNFTPEKEYANKFVSVNANTEDKRSDDMPLSEKAANEYAADEKAANEVSVDVDCDGSSSDATISDKAGEFSSAYIENTATYGIADSVNANIEDKRSDDKTLNEKTANEDAADVKAANEGAIDGDGDGFFLEATISEKIDRKVDDIETANIENAATDGVADCANFVFPTDVGTSTGIDMLANIVTQKKLNSVVGASVSNEVPVRPLSIIDSPTWNISAEVFDQTLENAMASLAERQSQILILFTLNWFPIMFLLSLGCIVPKDSVGSVCICPFDENSNMFSHVSKHKAFLKWIEEGHVKSFKKKIYDEAHVSLSPRLRLGVAEIEKKIWFYNLYKPGQPIDSSHVDILFYYLRKKVKLGHAVSTRITTTDNRFDQLIQEVYNQYLKKRDKNVVSSKSSVAKHIMGGSMRCNTKWSEVDDVLFPINCGKQWHWILARLNIKQRCIYVYNSLRSARHERALLFYVDCYSELLPLFFEAIDLFSSRDDIDINSGPYAGLTSANPIRIEHVPDLPVQTDLDCGVHMFCAAEAFVAGKVLGGDFNIKEQRTRLASSFYTYAMWKDEYSAISEDEAPPKMNRND; encoded by the exons ATGCATATTTCTAGGTCtgtaaaagaacaaaaaatagaTTTTGCTGCTGAGGATAATCCTAAAAAAGATAGCTTTAATGCTAGCTTTATTGGAGTTGAGCAAGGCGTTAAGGATTCTGTCAGCCGATCAAATTTTACACCGGAGAAAGAATATGCTAACAAGTTTGTGTCTGTAAATGCAAATACTGAGGATAAGCGCTCCGATGATATGCCATTGAGCGAAAAAGCTGCAAATGAATATGCGGCTGATGAGAAGGCTGCTAATGAAGTTTCAGTTGACGTTGATTGCGATGGTTCTTCATCGGACGCCACAATTTCAGACAAGGCTGGTGAATTTTCAAGTGCCTATATTGAGAATACTGCAACTTATGGTATCGCGGATTCCGTAAATGCAAACATTGAGGATAAGCGCTCCGATGACAAGACATTGAATGAAAAAACTGCAAATGAAGATGCCGCTGATGTGAAGGCTGCTAATGAAGGGGCTATCGATGGGGATGGCGATGGTTTTTTTTTGGAGGCCACGATTTCGGAGAAGATTGATCGTAAAGTTGATGACATTGAAACTGCCAATATTGAGAATGCTGCAACTGATGGTGTTGCTGATTGTGCAAATTTTGTTTTTCCTACGGATGTTGGGACATCTACTGGCATCGATATGCTCGCTAATATTGTtacacaaaaaaaattgaattctgTTGTTGGAGCTTCTGTTTCTAATGAG GTTCCTGTCCGACCTCTATCTATAATTGATTCCCCAACTTGGAATATATCTGCTGAGGTTTTTGATCAAACGCTTGAAAATGCGATGGCTTCTTTGGCTGAAAGGCAGTCACAG attttaattttg TTTACACTTAATTGGTTTCCTATTATGTTTTTGCTTTCTTTAGGTTGTATTGTACCGAAGGACAGTGTCGGTAGTGTTTGTATTTGTCCTTTTGATGAAAATAGTAATATGTTTTCTCATGTGAGTAAACACAAGGCTTTCTTGAAATGGATTGAAGAAGGACATGTTAAGAGTTTCAA GAAGAAAATTTACGACGAAGCGCATGTTTCATTGAGTCCTCGCCTTCGTCTTGGTGTCgctgaaattgaaaagaaaatttgGTTTTATAATCTTTATAAGCCTGGTCAGCCAATTGACAGCAGT catgttgATATACTGTTTTACTACCTaaggaaaaaggtgaaattaggACATGCTGTGAGCACTAGAATCACAACCACAGATAATCGGTTCGATCAACTAATTCAAGAGGTTTATAATCAATATCTGAAAAAGAGAGACAAGAATGTTGTATCTTCTAAGAGCTCAGTTGCCAAACACATTATGGGTGGTTCCATGAGATGTAATACAAAATGGTCTGAAGTCGATGATGTTTTGTTTCCAATCAATTGTGGGAAACAGTGGCACTGGATTCTTGCTCGTCTGAATATCAAGCAACGCTGTATTTATGTCTATAATTCGTTGAGATCAGCTCGACATGAGAGAGCGCTTCTTTTTTATGTTGATTGCTACAGCGAGCTGCTTCCCTTGTTTTTTGAAGCGATTGATCTGTTTTCCTCTCGCGATGATATAGACATTAACAGCGGTCCGTATGCAGGACTGACATCAGCCAATCCGATTCGAATCGAGCATGTGCCCGATCTTCCCGTTCAAACAGACCT TGATTGTGGAGTTCATATGTTCTGTGCTGCCGAGGCTTTTGTGGCTGGCAAAGTTTTGGGTGGCGATTTTAATATTAAAGAACAACGGACTCGGCTTGCTTCCTCGTTTTACACATATGCAATGTGGAAAGACGAATATTCTGCCATAAGTGAAGACGAAGCTCCTCCAAAAATGAATAGGAATGATTAG
- the LOC130015012 gene encoding uncharacterized protein LOC130015012, translating into MQVSNSDDNVKSVFQHTTKFIVDLKERNCTCRRFQIDEVPCPHAMAILKELYQDPYKFCSTYYTKETILKAYAETVYPVPDKSLWNVPEEVAQKIVNPPEGRTKSGRPKKQRFKSRVETTGHNRCSRCKAYGHNVKTCRSMPKKK; encoded by the coding sequence ATGCAGGTTTCAAATTCTGATGACAATGTCAAATCAGTCTTTCAGCATACAACAAAGTTTATTGTAGATCTCAAAGAAAGAAATTGCACATGCAGAAGGTTCCAGATTGATGAAGTTCCTTGCCCACATGCAATGGCTATACTCAAAGAATTATATCAAGATCCTTACAAATTTTGTTCAACTTATTACACAAAAGAAACAATACTCAAAGCTTATGCTGAAACAGTTTATCCGGTGCCAGATAAGAGTCTTTGGAATGTGCCAGAAGAAGTAGCACAAAAGATTGTCAATCCACCAGAAGGAAGAACAAAGTCGGGAAGACCTAAAAAGCAAAGATTCAAGTCTCGTGTGGAAACTACAGGGCATAACAGGTGCAGCAGATGTAAGGCTTATGGACATAATGTGAAGACCTGTAGGAGTATGCCTAAGAAAAAATAG
- the LOC126682186 gene encoding uncharacterized protein LOC126682186, producing the protein MENIMIFVHYNGEWNQNMEYKNFEAMGMLVRKESDYTEFLQILSQQLNMNHMSTCLDIKYQVKSNYPPMKITDNVSLSFYLELKKNTADCMMYPLCISFESSGKELAFFETTFNVSNADIHSAQQSASAAKSAHEIESTAEKEREDISDVIQYAKFMSNNFNDDENEAESSFRHEHVITDPRHKEIKEGQSYINKEVLKSVLSSYAINNHFQFKVCRSCERQYFLSCLDTDCTWKLNASKQGKTEIFIIRKLNINHSCSMVVRTSDQRQATSGVIGEFIKSKFINLKTVYKPADIQRDMKDDYGIKMSYSKAYRSKAVALDKVRGRADESFSLIPSYLYMLEVSNPGSYTRLEVKDDNSMLYVFMALNASIRGWKFCIPVFAVDGTFLTSAYGGTLLTACAQDGNGKIFPLAFCVVDSENDESWEWFMKRIRDAFGVRIDMCIVSDRHESIKNAANSVFPDSAHVICTFHLFNNIKKNFKKSTKELREAFYKAAKAYTTEAFDIYMKQINSMCKGLKPYLESVGYKKWARSHCENNRHKILTTNIAESMNSRIKAGKDLPITTLLEYLRTMVQDWSFTNRNLAKQTFTALSKRAEDILHENYILSLKLVVRFDYKIFNK; encoded by the coding sequence atggagaatattatgattttTGTTCATTATAATGGAGAATGGAACCAAAACATGGAGTACAAAAACTTTGAAGCAATGGGAATGTTGGTAAGAAAGGAGAGTGATTATACAGAATTTCTACAAATATTGTCACAACAACTGAATATGAACCATATGTCAACCTGTTTGGATATCAAATATCAAGTGAAATCAAATTACCCACCAATGAAGATTACTGACAACGTGAGCTTATCATTCTACTTGGAACTAAAAAAAAACACAGCGGATTGCATGATGTACCCCTTATGCATTTCATTCGAGTCGTCCGGAAAGGAATTAGCATTCTTTGAAACAACCTTCAATGTGTCGAATGCGGATATCCATTCCGCACAACAGTCAGCAAGTGCAGCAAAATCAGCGCATGAGATTGAATCAACAGCTGAAAAAGAAAGGGAAGATATATCTGATGTGATACAGTATGCAAAGTTCATGTCAAACAATTTCAATGATGATGAAAATGAAGCCGAGAGTAGCTTTAGACATGAACATGTCATAACTGACCCAAGACATAAGGAGATCAAAGAGGGGCAGTCCTACATAAACAAAGAGGTTCTGAAGTCAGTTTTAAGCTCTTATGCAATCAACAACCATTTCCAATTCAAAGTATGTAGATCATGTGAAAGACAGTATTTCTTGAGCTGTTTGGATACAGATTGTACATGGAAACTTAATGCTTCAAAACAAGGAAAAACAGAGATTTTTATCATTCGGAAACTCAATATCAACCATAGTTGCTCAATGGTTGTGAGAACATCGGATCAAAGACAAGCAACATCAGGTGtaattggagagtttattaAGTCCAAATTCATAAACCTCAAGACTGTTTATAAACCTGCTGATATTCAAAGAGACATGAAGGATGACTATGGAATTAAAATGTCGTACTCGAAAGCTTATAGGTCAAAGGCAGTAGCTCTGGATAAAGTTAGAGGGAGAGCTGACGAATCCTTTTCATTGATACCTAGCTACTTATATATGCTAGAGGTTAGCAATCCGGGTTCTTACACTAGATTAGAAGTAAAAGACGACAATAGTATGCTTTATGTTTTTATGGCATTAAATGCGTCAATAAGAGGATGGAAATTTTGCATTCCCGTATTTGCAGTTGATGGCACATTCCTTACTTCAGCATATGGAGGAACACTTTTAACGGCATGTGCACAAGACGGAAACGGTAAGATATTTCCTTTAGCATTTTGCGTAGTTGACTCTGAAAACGATGAATCATGGGAATGGTTTATGAAGAGGATTAGAGATGCCTTTGGAGTGAGAATCGACATGTGTATAGTATCTGATAGACACGAAAGCATCAAGAATGCAGCCAATTCTGTTTTTCCAGATTCAGCTCATGTCATATGTACATTTCATTTGTTCAACAATATCAAAAAGAACTTCAAGAAGTCGACAAAAGAGCTTCGGGAAGCATTTTATAAAGCAGCAAAAGCTTATACAACTGAGGCATTTGACATCTACATGAAGCAAATTAACAGTATGTGTAAAGGTTTAAAGCCATATCTAGAATCTGTTGGATACAAGAAATGGGCAAGGTCACATTGCGAGAATAACCGTCACAAAATATTGACAACAAACATAGCAGAATCAATGAATTCCAGAATCAAAGCAGGTAAGGATCTCCCTATCACTACATTACTTGAGTACCTACGAACAATGGTGCAAGATTGGAGCTTTACAAACAGAAATTTGGCAAAACAAACATTCACAGCCTTATCAAAAAGAGCAGAAGACATATTGCATGAAAATTACATTCTCTCTCTGAAATTAGTGGTGagatttgattataaaatattcaataaGTAA